In one window of Brassica rapa cultivar Chiifu-401-42 chromosome A07, CAAS_Brap_v3.01, whole genome shotgun sequence DNA:
- the LOC103830141 gene encoding probable cyclic nucleotide-gated ion channel 12, which produces MKGKKIQIRKKLQSYMNHRSSSYARFNTGNVVRLSTLSIKSVRGWLEKMFWKMTRIINWWKTVLFVCVLALAVDPLFFFIPVIDSHKFCFTLDKKLGVAVCVLRTLIDVFYVIHFIFHFITELVAPRSQASLRGNSKPIRKRLFFFYFSVDIVSVLPIPQVMVLTLLSRKQKTSLVSKEILKWAMFCQSIPRSIRIYPIYKNGTKLYGRVAVTKWVGAALNLFFYLLPSHVIGAIWYLSAVEKKETCWREACAKIDECDLTNLLCARGAGGDNSRFLNTSCPLIDPEQITNSTVLNFGIYTDALKSGVVETRDFPRKLLYCFWWGLRNISALGQNLKTSNSAGEVFFAIIICVSGVLLFAGLIGNVQKYLQSTSIRVDEWEAKKRDTEQWMPSEDLPDDLEKCIEWEKNSSIEREAHLRSLPKDLRVEAKRNLYLYSLENVPWISFIDDDWLLNEIYDRVKPVFYSQKSYILGEGDPVKEMLIVTYGELESMTESFETSSYSDIQIRLMKGDVWEDLLFWALDPHTSPSLPISNGTVTTLTYVEGLTLSADDLKFLAYHLRRYHSVKLQHIKHSFRCHSKSWRSWAAFYIQAAWKAHCRRKASKILPAIKDEQQILQDTQRNLGATLYASRFVSKALRNRHVDSAECSSFPEMLPDKPADPEFSKKEA; this is translated from the exons ATGAAG GGGAAGAAAATACAGATTAGGAAGAAACTACAATCCTACATGAATCACCGGAGTAGTAGTTACGCGAG GTTTAATACTGGCAATGTGGTGAGACTTTCAACTCTATCTATCAAGAGTGTTAGAGGATGGTTGGAGAAAATGTTCTGGAAGATGACACGTATTATAAACTGGTGGAAGACTGTCCTTTTCGTTTGCGTGCTTGCTTTAGCCGTTGAtcctttgtttttctttatccCTGTGATTGATTCTCATAAGTTCTGCTTCACTTTGGACAAGAAGCTTGGTGTAGCTGTTTGTGTCCTTCGTACTCTTATTGACGTATTCTATGTGATTCacttcatttttcattttataactgaGCTCGTTGCTCCTCGTTCTCAAGCGTCATTAAGAGGCAATTCTAAGCCTATAAGGAAGAGacttttctttttctacttcagTGTTGACATTGTCTCTGTTCTCCCCATTCCCCAG GTGATGGTTCTTACTCTCCTCTCAAGAAAGCAAAAGACGTCACTGGTGTCCAAGGAGATACTAAAATGGGCTATGTTTTGTCAATCTATACCTAGAAGCATCCGTATCTATCCGATTTACAAAAATGGGACAAAACTATATGGTAGGGTTGCTGTAACGAAGTGGGTTGGAGCTGCTTTAAACCTTTTCTTTTACTTGCTGCCGAGCCAT GTGATTGGGGCTATCTGGTACTTGAGTGCAGTTGAAAAGAAAGAGACATGTTGGCGTGAAGCGTGTGCAAAGATAGACGAATGTGACCTAACAAATCTCTTATGTGCACGAGGTGCTGGTGGAGACAACAGTCGTTTCCTAAACACTTCATGCCCATTGATTGACCCTGAGCAAATCACAAATTCCACAGTTTTGAACTTTGGCATCTACACTGATGCATTGAAATCTGGGGTGGTAGAGACAAGGGATTTTCCAAGGAAGCTCTTGTACTGCTTTTGGTGGGGACTCCGAAATATTAG TGCCTTGGGCCAAAACCTAAAGACAAGCAACTCTGCAGGGGAGGTCTTTTTTGCTATCATCATTTGTGTCTCTGGTGTACTCTTGTTTGCTGGGCTCATTGGAAATGTTCAG AAGTACTTGCAATCAACTAGTATAAGAGTAGATGAATGGGAGGCGAAGAAAAGAGACACAGAACAATGGATGCCTTCTGAGGACCTACCAGACGATCTAGAGAAATGCATTGAATGGGAAAAAAACAGTAGCATAGAAAGGGAAGCTCATCTTCGTAGTCTTCCAAAAGACCTAAGGGTCGAAGCCAAACGCAATTTATACTTGTATTCATTGGAGAAT GTTCCTTGGATCTCCTTCATTGATGATGATTGGCTACTAAATGAAATTTACGATCGGGTGAAGCCTGTGTTCTACTCCCAAAAAAGCTACATACTGGGAGAAGGTGACCCGGTTAAGGAAATGCTTATTGTAACGTACGGCGAATTGGAAAGCATGACAGAATCTTTTGAAACATCTAGCTACAGCGATATCCAAATTCGACTCATGAAAGGTGATGTATGGGAAGATCTTCTCTTTTGGGCTCTTGATCCCCATACTTCTCCTAGCCTTCCCATCTCAAACGGAACCGTAACGACGCTTACCTATGTTGAGGGCTTAACTCTCTCGGCTGATGATCTCAAGTTTCTAGCCTACCATTTGAGACGCTATCACAGCGTCAAACTCCAACACATCAAACACAGTTTCAG ATGCCATTCAAAGTCTTGGCGATCATGGGCAGCATTCTACATACAGGCAGCATGGAAAGCACATTGCCGAAGGAAGGCTTCTAAGATATTACCTGCCATAAAGGACGAACAACAAATTCTACAAGACACACAACGCAATCTGGGAGCAACACTCTATGCGTCGAGGTTTGTCTCTAAAGCTTTGCGAAATCGACATGTCGATTCAGCGGAATGTTCCAGCTTTCCAGAGATGTTACCTGACAAACCAGCCGATCCCGAGTTCTCAAAGAAGGAAGCATAA
- the LOC103830143 gene encoding phenylalanine--tRNA ligase, chloroplastic/mitochondrial isoform X1, which translates to MTIFSVQSTLFTRASVALLSSNGLKRFSFASSFSSAALYSPPLPKTKKRRFPIVSAVDIGGVTVARNDVVRDDDPTNNVPDSIFSKLGMQLHRRDKHPIGIIKNAIYDYFESNYAKKFETFEDLSPIVTTKQNFDDVLVPADHVSRSLNDTYYVDSQTVLRCHTSAHQAELLRKGHRRFLVTGDVYRRDSIDSTHYPVFHQMEGFCVFSPEDWNESGKDSTLYAAEDLKKCLEGLARHLFGAVEMRWVDTYFPFTEPSFELEIYFKEDWLEVLGCGVTEQRILKQSGLENNVAWAFGLGLERLAMVLFDIPDIRLFWSDDERFTSQFGKGELGVKFKPFSKYPPCYKDISFWISESFTENNFCEVVRGIAGDLVEEVKLIDSFTNKKGMTSHCYRIVFRSMERSLTDEKVNDLQSKVRDEVQRKLNVELR; encoded by the exons ATGACCATATTCTCAGTCCAGTCCACTCTCTTCACCCGAGCTTCCGTCGCTCTTCTCTCCAGCAACGGACTCAAACGCTTTTCTTTCGCTTCCTCGTTCTCCTCCGCCGCTCTATACTCTCCACCTCTCCCCAAAACGAAGAAGCGCCGCTTCCCTATCGTCTCGGCCGTTGATATCGGCGGCGTCACAGTCGCTAGAAACG atGTGGTGAGAGATGATGATCCTACAAACAATGTACCAGACTCTATCTTCTCTAAACTTGGAATGCAGCTACACAGAAGAGACAAGCATCCTATTGGGATCATAAAGAATGCTATCTACGACTACTTCGAGTCCAATTACGCTAAAAAGTTTGAGACTTTCGAAGATCTTTCACCTATTGTTACCACCAAGCAA AACTTTGATGATGTGCTAGTCCCTGCTGATCATGTAAGCAGAAGCCTTAACGACACCTACTATGTGGATTCCCAAACTGTTTTGAGATGCCATACAAGTGCTCACCAAGCCGAGCTGTTGAGGAAAGGTCATAGACGTTTCCTTGTTACTGGAGATGTTTACCGTAGAGATTCTATTGATTCTACTCATTATCCTGTTTTCCATCAG ATGGAAGGCTTTTGTGTCTTTTCTCCTGAGGACTGGAACGAGTCTGGCAAGGATTCCACGTTGTATGCTGCTGAAGATTTGAAGAAATGTTTAGAGGGGTTGGCACGTCACTTGTTTG GTGCTGTGGAGATGAGATGGGTTGATACGTATTTTCCATTTACTGAGCCGTCTTTCGAGCTTGAGATTTATTTTAAG GAAGACTGGTTAGAGGTTTTGGGCTGTGGGGTGACGGAGCAAAGAATTTTGAAGCAGAGTGGATTAGAAAACAATGTTGCTTGGGCCTTCGGACTAGGATTGGAACGGCTTGCTATGGTTTTGTTTGACATCCCTGATATAAGACTTTTTTGGTCAGACGATGAACGGTTTACTTCCCAG TTTGGAAAAGGAGAGCTTGGGGTCAAATTCAAGCCATTCTCAAAG TATCCTCCTTGTTATAAGGACATCAGTTTCTGGATCAGTGAATCATTCACAGAGAATAACTTTTGTGAAGTTGTGAGAGGAATCGCTGGGGATCTCGTTGAAGAG GTGAAGTTGATAGACAGTTTCACCAATAAGAAAGGGATGACGAGTCACTGTTACAGAATTGTGTTCCGTTCCATGGAGCGCTCTCTTACAGACGAGAAGGTCAATGATCTGCAG AGTAAGGTGCGTGATGAGGTGCAGAGGAAGCTGAATGTTGAGCTAAGATGA
- the LOC103830143 gene encoding phenylalanine--tRNA ligase, chloroplastic/mitochondrial isoform X2 yields MTIFSVQSTLFTRASVALLSSNGLKRFSFSSAALYSPPLPKTKKRRFPIVSAVDIGGVTIARNDVVRDDDPTNNVPDSIFSKLGMQLHRRDKHPIGIIKNAIYDYFESNYAKKFETFEDLSPIVTTKQNFDDVLVPADHVSRSLNDTYYVDSQTVLRCHTSAHQAELLRKGHRRFLVTGDVYRRDSIDSTHYPVFHQMEGFCVFSPEDWNESGKDSTLYAAEDLKKCLEGLARHLFGAVEMRWVDTYFPFTEPSFELEIYFKEDWLEVLGCGVTEQRILKQSGLENNVAWAFGLGLERLAMVLFDIPDIRLFWSDDERFTSQFGKGELGVKFKPFSKYPPCYKDISFWISESFTENNFCEVVRGIAGDLVEEVKLIDSFTNKKGMTSHCYRIVFRSMERSLTDEKVNDLQSKVRDEVQRKLNVELR; encoded by the exons ATGACCATATTCTCAGTTCAGTCCACTCTCTTCACCCGAGCTTCCGTCGCTCTTCTCTCCAGCAACGGACTCAAACGCTTTTCTTTCTCCTCCGCCGCTCTATACTCGCCACCTCTCCCCAAAACCAAGAAGCGCCGCTTCCCAATCGTCTCGGCCGTTGATATCGGCGGCGTCACAATCGCTAGAAACG atGTGGTGAGAGATGATGATCCTACAAACAATGTACCAGACTCTATCTTCTCTAAACTTGGAATGCAGCTACACAGAAGAGACAAGCATCCTATTGGGATCATAAAGAATGCTATCTACGACTACTTCGAGTCCAATTACGCTAAAAAGTTTGAGACTTTCGAAGATCTTTCACCTATTGTTACCACCAAGCAA AACTTTGATGATGTGCTAGTCCCTGCTGATCATGTAAGCAGAAGCCTTAACGACACCTACTATGTGGATTCCCAAACTGTTTTGAGATGCCATACAAGTGCTCACCAAGCCGAGCTGTTGAGGAAAGGTCATAGACGTTTCCTTGTTACTGGAGATGTTTACCGTAGAGATTCTATTGATTCTACTCATTATCCTGTTTTCCATCAG ATGGAAGGCTTTTGTGTCTTTTCTCCTGAGGACTGGAACGAGTCTGGCAAGGATTCCACGTTGTATGCTGCTGAAGATTTGAAGAAATGTTTAGAGGGGTTGGCACGTCACTTGTTTG GTGCTGTGGAGATGAGATGGGTTGATACGTATTTTCCATTTACTGAGCCGTCTTTCGAGCTTGAGATTTATTTTAAG GAAGACTGGTTAGAGGTTTTGGGCTGTGGGGTGACGGAGCAAAGAATTTTGAAGCAGAGTGGATTAGAAAACAATGTTGCTTGGGCCTTCGGACTAGGATTGGAACGGCTTGCTATGGTTTTGTTTGACATCCCTGATATAAGACTTTTTTGGTCAGACGATGAACGGTTTACTTCCCAG TTTGGAAAAGGAGAGCTTGGGGTCAAATTCAAGCCATTCTCAAAG TATCCTCCTTGTTATAAGGACATCAGTTTCTGGATCAGTGAATCATTCACAGAGAATAACTTTTGTGAAGTTGTGAGAGGAATCGCTGGGGATCTCGTTGAAGAG GTGAAGTTGATAGACAGTTTCACCAATAAGAAAGGGATGACGAGTCACTGTTACAGAATTGTGTTCCGTTCCATGGAGCGCTCTCTTACAGACGAGAAGGTCAATGATCTGCAG AGTAAGGTGCGTGATGAGGTGCAGAGGAAGCTGAATGTTGAGCTAAGATGA